In a single window of the Littorina saxatilis isolate snail1 linkage group LG5, US_GU_Lsax_2.0, whole genome shotgun sequence genome:
- the LOC138965825 gene encoding uncharacterized protein (The sequence of the model RefSeq protein was modified relative to this genomic sequence to represent the inferred CDS: added 94 bases not found in genome assembly) — MRKISVSLSSGILVLLSLRLSSAVEFDERETVHDDPFVAYPYRLSATSSFGLIPDSVLPGSEVPVDTSLPHFQASERTKYLRLRLYRNTRSNDTSTTQTPEHVTQQPVLPEGVKIDVSGEQGNIARVDEDLAFAVNEDLDIVVENPGTFTEVDEIAFWVVAIRRVKGEHDRVVSNPLAFVIKIDHEEPTRQGAAIYVGIVVIAVCFFALLIPLTVRTKRRMREGKPVCACGSSTKKMEERALRKENGNGNDVAVIAGKDTLAMMYEGRPRAMTEAREHETIQSRNMRSVSEHHFQPRWLDPHYKDVYVHPDYKHSPSIQRAAVISSQPPVSVHPVNGESSTKPTDVKTRM, encoded by the exons TGCACGATGACCCCTTCGTGGCCTACCCGTACCGACTGTCCGCGACGTCTTCGTTTGGGCTGATACCGGACAGCGTCCTGCCAGGCTCGGAGGTACCCGTGGACACCAGCCTACCCCACTTCCAGGCCTCGGAGCGAACCAAGTACCTCAGGCTCAGACTCTACCGCAACACAAGG AGTAACGACACCAGTACGACACAAACACCTGAGCACGTGACACAGCAGCCAGTCCTACCCGAGGGGGTGAAGATTGACGTGAGCGGAGAGCAGGGCAACATTGCCAGGGTGGACGAGGACCTGGCCTTCGCCGTCAACGAGGATCTGGACATCGTGGTGGAGAACCCTGGCACCTTCACGGAGGTGGATGAGATTGCGTTCTGG GTGGTGGCCATACGGCGCGTGAAGGGTGAACATGACCGCGTCGTGTCCAACCCTCTGGCCTTTGTGATCAAGATTGACCACGAGGAGCCTACGCGCCAAGGGGCTGCCATCTACGTCGGCATCGTCGTCATCGCCGTCTGCTTCTTCGCCCTCCTCATCCCCCTCACCGTCCGTACCAAGCGGCGCATGCGCGAAGGGAAGCCCGTCTGCGCATGCGGGAGCAGCACCAAGAAGATGGAAGAGCGCGCGCTACGCAAGGAGAACGGAAACGGAAATGACGTAGCGGTGATTGCCGGAAAGGACACACTAGCCATGATGTACGAGGGGCGGCCGAGGGCGATGACGGAAGCTCGCGAGCACGAGACGATTCAGAGCAGGAACATGCGGTCAGTGTCCGAGCACCACTTCCAGCCGCGCTGGCTTGACCCTCACTACAAGGACGTGTATGTCCACCCGGACTACAAGCACTCGCCCAGCATTCAGCGAGCGGCGGTCATCTCCAGCCAGCCACCCGTGTCTGTGCACCCCGTTAACGGAGAATCGTCCACGAAGCCTACCGATGTCAAGACCCGaatgtga